A DNA window from Micromonospora sp. NBC_01739 contains the following coding sequences:
- a CDS encoding ABC-F family ATP-binding cassette domain-containing protein yields MSATLIVKDLAAGHGDRTLFTGLDLVVAPGDVIGLVGPNGAGKSTLLRTLAGLLPVEGGSVTVSPPGASIGHLPQEPERRPGETVRAFLARRTGVTGAQAALDAATEALTAGRPGADDAYADALERWLGLGGADLDERAEEVAAELGLAVDLDQEMTGLSGGQAARAGLASLLLSRYDVFLLDEPTNDLDLAGLHRLEQFVTGLRAGTVLVSHDREFLSRTVTRVLELDLHQQQVNQFGGGYGAYLEEREVARRQARAEFEEYADTLAGLEARARTQRSWMEKGVRNARRKATDNDKIGRKFRSEASEKQAAKARQTERLIERLDVVEEPRKEWELRMEIAAAPRAGAVVATLRDAVVRRGEFTLGPVNLQIDWADRVAVTGANGSGKSTLLGALLGRLPLACGQAALGPGVVVGEVDQARGLFLGDAPLLDAFRAAVPDLSPADARTLLAKFGLRAQHVLRPAATLSPGERTRAALALLQGRGVNLLVLDEPTNHLDLPAIEQLESALDSYPGTLLLVTHDRRMLDAVRLDRRLEVTAGRIVES; encoded by the coding sequence GTGAGCGCCACGCTGATCGTCAAGGACCTTGCCGCCGGCCACGGGGACCGGACCCTGTTCACCGGGTTGGACCTGGTGGTGGCCCCGGGGGACGTGATCGGCCTGGTCGGGCCGAACGGGGCAGGCAAGTCGACCCTGCTGCGTACCCTCGCCGGGTTGTTGCCGGTGGAGGGCGGCAGCGTCACGGTGAGCCCGCCCGGCGCGAGCATCGGGCATCTGCCCCAGGAGCCGGAGCGGCGACCCGGCGAGACGGTACGGGCCTTCCTGGCCCGGCGTACCGGGGTGACCGGCGCGCAGGCCGCCCTAGACGCGGCGACCGAGGCCCTGACGGCCGGCAGGCCGGGGGCGGACGACGCCTACGCGGACGCCCTGGAGCGCTGGCTCGGACTGGGCGGGGCGGATCTGGACGAGCGGGCCGAGGAGGTGGCGGCCGAGTTGGGCCTCGCCGTCGACCTGGATCAGGAGATGACCGGCCTCTCCGGTGGGCAGGCGGCCCGCGCCGGGCTGGCCTCACTGCTGCTCAGCCGGTACGACGTGTTCCTGCTCGACGAGCCCACCAACGACCTGGACCTGGCCGGCCTGCACCGGTTGGAGCAGTTCGTCACCGGGTTGCGGGCCGGCACGGTGCTGGTCAGCCACGACCGGGAGTTCCTGTCCCGGACGGTGACCCGGGTGCTGGAGTTGGACCTGCACCAGCAGCAGGTGAACCAGTTCGGGGGCGGGTACGGGGCGTACCTGGAGGAGCGGGAGGTGGCGCGCCGCCAGGCACGCGCCGAGTTCGAGGAGTACGCCGACACCCTGGCGGGTCTGGAGGCACGGGCCCGGACCCAGCGGTCGTGGATGGAGAAGGGGGTCCGTAACGCCCGGCGCAAGGCCACCGACAACGACAAGATCGGCCGGAAGTTCCGCTCCGAGGCCAGCGAGAAGCAGGCCGCCAAGGCCCGGCAGACGGAGCGGCTGATCGAACGGCTGGACGTCGTCGAGGAGCCCCGCAAGGAGTGGGAACTGCGGATGGAGATCGCCGCCGCACCTCGCGCCGGCGCCGTGGTGGCCACCCTCCGAGACGCCGTGGTACGCCGAGGCGAGTTCACCCTGGGCCCGGTGAACCTGCAGATCGACTGGGCCGACCGGGTGGCGGTGACCGGGGCGAACGGGTCCGGCAAGTCGACCCTGCTGGGTGCCCTGCTCGGCCGGCTGCCGCTGGCCTGCGGACAGGCCGCTCTGGGCCCGGGGGTGGTGGTCGGCGAGGTGGACCAGGCCCGGGGGCTGTTCCTCGGGGACGCGCCACTGTTGGACGCCTTCCGGGCGGCCGTACCGGATCTGTCCCCCGCCGATGCCCGGACCCTGCTGGCCAAGTTCGGGCTGCGGGCCCAGCATGTGTTGCGTCCGGCCGCGACCCTGTCCCCCGGGGAGCGGACCCGGGCCGCCTTGGCGTTGTTGCAGGGGCGGGGGGTCAACCTGCTGGTGCTGGACGAGCCGACCAACCATCTGGATCTGCCGGCCATCGAGCAGTTGGAGTCGGCCCTGGACAGCTACCCGGGCACCTTGCTGCTGGTGACCCACGATCGGCGGATGCTCGACGCGGTACGCCTGGACCGCCGGCTGGAGGTTACCGCCGGGCGGATCGTGGAGTCCTGA
- a CDS encoding ROK family protein, with amino-acid sequence MQTTLAIDCGGGGIKASVLDSAGTMRAQPLRVPTPYPLPPELFVKTLLELGARLPSADRVTVGMPGMIRHGVVVATPHYVTRSGPRTRVDPALLAEWSGYDARSALADAFGLPTLVLNDAEVHGAGVVAGTGCELVLTLGTGLGSALFDGGVLAPHLELSHAPVRWGTTYDTYIGEPERRRLGDAFWSRRIRQVVDGLRPVFRWDRLYLGGGNSRLIRPEQLARMGDDVVVVPNSAGIVGGVRAWDLKLR; translated from the coding sequence GTGCAGACCACTCTGGCGATCGACTGCGGTGGCGGTGGGATCAAGGCATCCGTCCTGGACAGCGCGGGCACCATGCGGGCGCAGCCGCTGCGGGTACCCACGCCGTACCCCCTGCCTCCAGAACTGTTCGTCAAGACCCTGCTGGAGCTGGGCGCCCGGCTGCCCTCGGCGGACCGGGTGACGGTCGGGATGCCCGGCATGATCCGGCACGGGGTGGTGGTGGCCACCCCGCACTACGTGACCCGCTCCGGCCCGCGTACCCGGGTGGACCCGGCCCTGCTCGCCGAATGGTCCGGGTACGACGCCCGCAGCGCCCTCGCCGATGCCTTCGGGCTGCCGACCCTGGTGCTCAACGACGCCGAGGTGCACGGTGCCGGGGTGGTCGCCGGCACCGGCTGCGAGCTGGTGCTGACCCTGGGCACCGGGCTGGGCAGCGCCCTGTTCGACGGCGGGGTGCTCGCCCCGCACCTGGAGCTGTCCCACGCCCCGGTGCGCTGGGGCACCACCTACGACACCTACATCGGCGAACCGGAACGCCGTCGGCTGGGCGACGCCTTCTGGTCCCGACGGATCCGCCAGGTGGTGGACGGGCTGCGCCCGGTGTTCCGCTGGGACCGGCTCTACCTGGGCGGCGGCAACTCCCGACTGATCCGCCCGGAACAGCTCGCCCGGATGGGCGACGACGTAGTCGTGGTACCCAACAGCGCCGGCATAGTCGGCGGGGTCCGCGCCTGGGACCTCAAGCTCCGGTGA
- a CDS encoding tetratricopeptide repeat protein → MDLLAEYRRANLFFESGDPTGAARLLEPIIEAEPDNAAVRQLLARAYFQSAQLGRAEEHLRELVDRNPSDHYAHHVLGRTLERLNRHSDALRHLRIAAAMHGANDDYRTALRRVETRLGTSAR, encoded by the coding sequence ATGGATCTTCTGGCCGAGTACCGACGGGCGAATCTGTTCTTCGAGTCGGGCGACCCCACCGGGGCGGCCCGACTGCTCGAACCGATCATCGAGGCCGAGCCGGACAACGCCGCCGTACGGCAACTGCTGGCCCGGGCGTACTTCCAGTCCGCCCAGCTCGGTCGCGCCGAGGAGCACCTGCGGGAACTGGTCGACCGCAACCCCAGCGACCACTACGCCCACCACGTCCTGGGCCGGACCCTGGAGCGACTGAACCGGCACTCCGACGCGCTGCGCCACCTGCGCATCGCAGCGGCCATGCACGGCGCCAACGACGACTACCGGACCGCCCTGCGCCGGGTCGAGACCCGGCTGGGGACCAGCGCCCGCTGA
- a CDS encoding Smr/MutS family protein, which produces MKLKLDLHDIFNKGHDIDRALRGIMDEAVAKKATLVEIIPGKGSGQLKKRVLRFLDQKDVKQLYHRVEKDSKNFGRLFVHFRWK; this is translated from the coding sequence ATGAAGCTGAAGCTGGACCTGCACGACATCTTCAACAAGGGTCACGACATCGACCGGGCGCTGCGCGGGATCATGGACGAGGCGGTCGCGAAGAAGGCCACCCTGGTCGAGATCATCCCCGGCAAGGGCTCCGGCCAGCTCAAGAAGCGGGTGCTGCGCTTCCTGGACCAGAAGGACGTCAAGCAGCTCTACCACCGGGTAGAGAAGGACTCCAAGAACTTCGGCCGCCTCTTCGTCCACTTCCGCTGGAAGTAA
- a CDS encoding M28 family peptidase: MGAPPSPAADRALSRPRRRGLAALAALVALAAVGTLALLDIRPPTPRPTDAPAEEFSAGRAYAHLAVVAGGPHVAGSPANDEVRAYLEAELRKLGLTPEVQDTVAEEAGQLSGAAAGATLARVRNVVARLPGTDPTGTVFLVAHYDAVQTGPGGNDNGAGVAAILEVARALTNGPAPRNEVVFVLTDAEEACLCGASAFAADHRLAAEKGVVLNLEARGRTGPVIMFETSPRNAALVEVFGRAAPHPVGTSFAVEVYRALPNDTDFTAFLDHGFVGLNSAYLDGGAIYHTPLDTPGSMDRASLQHHGANTLAMAREFGRIDLTDLDAGHDATYFPIPGGLARYPGPLVLPLALLALAGVIVLAWLARRRGRVTGGRLAAGFGLALVPIVVAPLGAQLLWAAITAIRPSYAMLLDPYRPTWYRLAVLALAAAVLFTWYALTRRRVGPAALAIGGLGWLALLGVLLAVLVPGGAYLATLPALAGALAGLVAVAARIEGPVPVIAVTLAGAVAVVVLLPVVVLLFPALGMTMGGVAALFAVLLGLAALPVVDLLHPEAGGQRGLVALRARRLGALPAGAATLAAIVLAGVGLAVDRFDAAHPTPTHLMYALDADTGQARWLSRETDPQPWTAQYVEGPVSIADDFPGLAHTDLLGGPAQAAPLPAPRLEVLADTSTAGQRTLRLRLTPQRQVRLATLHLDTSTATVRSATVAGRPVPIETREGRWGFGVVFHAPPPEGIEITLTVEPRAAQVSLRAQDVSDGLDQIPGFRPRPPHVGVVGSHTSEMLAVARTYPL; encoded by the coding sequence GTGGGCGCACCCCCCAGCCCCGCTGCCGATCGTGCCCTGTCCCGACCCCGTCGCCGCGGGCTGGCCGCGTTGGCGGCTCTGGTCGCGCTGGCCGCCGTCGGCACCCTGGCCCTGCTCGACATCCGCCCCCCGACACCCCGCCCCACGGACGCACCGGCCGAGGAGTTCAGCGCCGGTCGGGCGTACGCCCATCTGGCTGTCGTCGCCGGTGGGCCGCATGTCGCCGGCAGCCCGGCCAACGACGAGGTCCGCGCCTACCTGGAGGCCGAACTCCGCAAACTGGGCCTGACTCCGGAGGTACAGGACACCGTCGCCGAGGAGGCCGGTCAGCTCAGCGGAGCCGCCGCCGGCGCCACCCTGGCCCGGGTCCGCAACGTGGTGGCCCGGCTGCCCGGCACCGACCCGACCGGCACGGTGTTCCTGGTGGCCCACTACGACGCCGTGCAGACCGGGCCGGGCGGCAACGACAACGGGGCCGGGGTGGCCGCCATCCTGGAGGTGGCCCGGGCGCTGACCAACGGACCGGCCCCGCGCAACGAGGTCGTCTTCGTGCTCACCGACGCGGAGGAGGCCTGCCTGTGCGGGGCCTCCGCCTTCGCCGCCGACCATCGGCTGGCCGCCGAGAAGGGGGTGGTGCTCAACCTGGAGGCGCGGGGCCGCACCGGGCCGGTGATCATGTTCGAGACCTCGCCGCGGAACGCCGCGCTGGTGGAGGTCTTCGGTCGGGCCGCGCCGCATCCCGTCGGCACCTCCTTCGCCGTGGAGGTCTACCGCGCCCTGCCCAACGACACCGACTTCACGGCCTTCCTGGACCACGGTTTCGTCGGGCTGAACTCGGCCTATCTGGACGGGGGCGCGATCTACCACACCCCGCTGGACACCCCCGGGTCGATGGACCGGGCCAGCCTCCAGCACCACGGCGCCAACACCCTAGCCATGGCCCGCGAATTCGGTCGGATCGACCTGACCGACCTGGACGCCGGACACGACGCCACCTACTTCCCGATCCCCGGCGGCCTGGCCCGCTACCCCGGGCCGCTGGTGCTGCCGCTGGCCCTGCTGGCGCTGGCCGGGGTGATCGTGCTGGCCTGGCTGGCCCGGCGTCGAGGTCGGGTCACCGGGGGCCGGCTGGCAGCCGGGTTCGGGCTGGCGCTGGTGCCGATCGTGGTAGCCCCGCTGGGCGCGCAGTTGCTCTGGGCCGCGATCACCGCCATCCGGCCCAGCTACGCGATGCTGCTCGACCCGTACCGGCCGACCTGGTATCGACTGGCGGTGCTGGCGCTGGCCGCCGCCGTGCTGTTCACCTGGTACGCCCTGACCCGTCGACGGGTCGGTCCCGCCGCCCTTGCCATCGGTGGACTGGGCTGGCTGGCGCTGCTCGGCGTACTGCTCGCGGTGCTGGTGCCCGGTGGGGCGTACCTGGCGACCCTGCCCGCCCTGGCCGGCGCCCTGGCCGGGCTGGTCGCGGTGGCCGCCCGCATCGAGGGCCCGGTACCGGTCATCGCGGTGACCCTGGCCGGCGCGGTCGCCGTGGTCGTCCTGCTGCCCGTGGTGGTGCTGCTGTTCCCGGCGCTGGGCATGACCATGGGGGGTGTCGCGGCACTGTTCGCGGTCCTGCTCGGCCTGGCCGCCCTGCCGGTGGTGGACCTGCTGCACCCCGAGGCCGGCGGCCAGCGGGGCCTGGTGGCCCTGCGGGCCCGGCGGCTCGGCGCGCTGCCCGCCGGGGCCGCCACCCTGGCCGCGATCGTGCTCGCCGGGGTCGGGCTGGCCGTCGACCGGTTCGACGCCGCGCACCCCACCCCCACCCACCTGATGTACGCCCTGGACGCCGACACCGGACAGGCCCGCTGGCTCAGCCGCGAAACCGACCCCCAACCCTGGACCGCACAGTACGTCGAGGGGCCGGTCTCCATCGCGGACGACTTCCCCGGCCTGGCCCACACCGACCTGCTGGGCGGCCCGGCGCAGGCGGCCCCACTGCCCGCACCCCGGCTGGAGGTGCTGGCCGACACCAGCACGGCCGGGCAGCGCACCCTGCGCCTGCGGCTGACCCCCCAACGACAGGTACGCCTGGCCACCCTGCACCTCGACACCTCCACGGCCACGGTTCGCAGCGCCACAGTGGCCGGCCGGCCGGTGCCGATCGAGACACGCGAGGGCCGGTGGGGCTTCGGGGTGGTCTTCCACGCCCCGCCCCCGGAGGGCATCGAGATCACCCTGACCGTAGAACCCCGGGCGGCACAGGTCTCCCTGCGCGCCCAAGACGTCAGCGACGGCCTGGACCAGATCCCCGGCTTCCGCCCCCGCCCACCCCACGTAGGCGTGGTCGGCTCCCACACCTCCGAAATGCTCGCCGTAGCCCGCACCTACCCCCTCTAG
- a CDS encoding PP2C family protein-serine/threonine phosphatase — translation MLLVEDDEGDAFLVGELLAETNSGIDLVVATSLREARRRMTGVDCVLLDLGLPDAQGLDGLRQVLEMSGSAAVCVLTGRSDEHLGIVAVAEGAQDYLVKGQVDGVLLTRALRYAVERKRADENARRLREVELRQAESARLERGLLPQPLMSTDKIAVHTFYRPGRHAALIGGDFFDVVQTRPDRVDLIVGDVCGHGVDEAALGVELRVAWRALILAGVPDDEVLPALEQVLMSERRLQEIFATVATVRLDLDANRGIVRLAGHPPPVLLSGGRVAPVPAPGGLLLGVRPRRPVAFDLKFDTEDWSLLMYTDGLIEGRVGEGDERLDVPGLTRLLQEPDGRRVALPELPAWLVGRAEQLNGGPFADDVAMLLVTRGGGR, via the coding sequence GTGCTGCTGGTAGAGGACGACGAGGGCGACGCCTTCCTGGTCGGTGAGCTGCTGGCCGAGACGAACTCCGGCATCGACCTGGTGGTCGCCACCAGTCTGCGCGAGGCCCGCCGCCGGATGACCGGGGTGGACTGCGTACTGCTGGATCTGGGTCTGCCGGACGCGCAGGGGCTGGACGGCCTGCGGCAGGTGTTGGAGATGTCCGGCAGCGCGGCCGTCTGTGTGTTGACCGGCCGCAGCGACGAGCACCTGGGCATCGTCGCGGTCGCCGAGGGGGCCCAGGACTACCTGGTCAAGGGCCAGGTCGACGGGGTGCTGCTGACCCGGGCCCTGCGGTACGCGGTGGAGCGTAAGCGCGCCGACGAGAACGCCCGCCGACTGCGCGAGGTGGAGCTGCGGCAGGCCGAGTCGGCCCGGTTGGAGCGGGGTCTGCTGCCCCAGCCACTGATGTCCACCGACAAGATCGCCGTGCACACCTTCTATCGGCCTGGCCGACACGCTGCCCTGATCGGTGGCGATTTCTTCGACGTTGTGCAGACCCGTCCGGATCGGGTCGACCTGATCGTCGGTGACGTGTGCGGGCACGGGGTGGACGAGGCGGCGCTCGGGGTCGAGTTGCGGGTGGCCTGGCGGGCCCTGATCCTGGCCGGGGTGCCGGACGACGAGGTACTGCCCGCCCTGGAGCAGGTGCTGATGAGCGAGCGCCGACTCCAGGAGATCTTCGCCACGGTCGCCACGGTGCGCCTGGACCTCGACGCCAACCGGGGCATCGTACGGCTGGCCGGTCATCCTCCGCCGGTCCTGCTCTCCGGAGGGCGGGTGGCCCCGGTGCCCGCACCGGGTGGCCTGCTGCTCGGGGTACGCCCACGGCGCCCGGTCGCCTTCGATCTGAAGTTCGACACCGAGGACTGGTCTCTGCTGATGTACACCGATGGTCTGATCGAGGGCCGGGTGGGCGAGGGCGACGAACGCCTCGACGTGCCCGGTCTGACCCGACTGTTGCAGGAGCCGGACGGCCGCCGCGTCGCCCTGCCCGAACTGCCGGCCTGGCTGGTCGGGCGGGCTGAGCAGCTCAACGGCGGCCCCTTCGCCGACGACGTGGCGATGCTGCTGGTCACCCGGGGCGGTGGCCGGTGA